Proteins encoded within one genomic window of Xiphophorus maculatus strain JP 163 A chromosome 11, X_maculatus-5.0-male, whole genome shotgun sequence:
- the pcf11 gene encoding pre-mRNA cleavage complex 2 protein Pcf11, with the protein MDCLLLRGNVIGPATVAWFGCRSWKMEDQAAREDACREYQSSLEDLTFNSKPHINMLTILAEENIQFAKDIVAIIEAQISKAPTAEKLPVLYLVDSIVKNVGGEYLAVFAKNLIASFICVFEKVDENTRKSLFKLRSTWDDVFPLKKLYALDVRVNSLDPAWPIKPLPHNFNSTSSIHVNPRFLKQPEEKAQTQPVPAKPAPVAPAPPPLPMAVPQTAPAGLTQEQLIRQQLLAKQKQLLELQQKKIELELEQTKAQLAGQGGLVLPPPIGSVPTESSPSQRPGQQVPPPIRPWIPLQPPADPKLSTRDPRLNRSGPPAAPQSAAKRQSPHPPGGSAAPAEKRAPEKPPRQDKGRPPRKDPPEEKLKSKSPSPLARGPQSRSKEAEAETPKPAEAPRKDPRLKKRLPEKPAEAKDDELKEKKRCVDKKERDDAPRRAEPPRSNKAKPLNGLAPKHDHLEPADKPDPKAGAATVRRKRTHSRSRSRSPTTSPKRKDRRSPKSHAHSGSLSPSHKAGKPRRVRGDDTTHGKPGRDDRPGAKKVQSDSRRPKRLQEERRSESRDSHSPRGHDAVKEAKESLHRWRSGWEENKHTKQPEESHTKSAPPRHKPHGTPTRPGTPRNQKIRLSVDANLQIPEVLNSASKKDLLRRASKRLESGEISQEDFLNMAHQIKHFFQYQEEKQQQRSESWDESGDFSMKKPSISRPHDTMDAAELSYYEHKSKLRKTQVNHRVTGDEGHETPDDVGEPRPGEKLGGRSGGHPYGRPGERRSKEREEVRTPQAPMVEEYNHGKEFPKLKGLRFRRRDRPGDSSEREWTSPLTERQLYDDEHKSGYDTPRRYGPADTRRQDGPSPVTGGRRNSPGPAGLEAPPPRFERARLSPLHQKDSADMSPVPRFESPNSEHSDEGPLDAPIPHLTSLKAPHHGGPSSGVRHSDSPGHTPPHEGGHASSRYSGPGHMGHSRPHRPGWYEGSGPGRFEEPQFEGPHHPGPGRFEGPAHPNMAERTEGSGPCEGSRMAMRGGGDGPFDGAPQVPSRFGGPVGQQPVRFEGQMGGGGHLEGPMQRFDGPGPFNNMGPGPMGFQQQRPIHFEGPTNQMGPMRFDGPSRFEGPRFDLPGGPQAGPHQPGPPRFDYAPGQQGPPRFPPQHNIQLPMQPMAPPLYDGPMGPQQSFGMAPQRFPEPMNPQFTPGPNMVPAANFTMQPVPFSQPGPGPFYNPAAPAISMQQPVSMMGNLNQPFLPQNPVPFGQQAAQAAPAENHFGQLDVNDLLSKLIFNGIIKPPSQAESSQTASEASSTATAPTIAGAVEEEEEEEPEVEEDEDLPDLTAFSIDSMKQRYESVVTKLYSGNQCCLCSMRFTAAQTDLYADHLDWHFRQNHAGKVASKKVTHRRWYYSLTDWIEFEEIADLEERAKSQFFEKENEEEVQKNQAAAKEKEFQSVRATKDQVGESCEICQEPFETYWVEEEEDWFLKNAVRVDDKNFHPACFEDYKNTSSYLDATPSPSRLLAEHPLGAFVKTEEEEGETSCQVTSCQIKQEVEHDVTVSGQEEPGSEAPVDSARSEDTA; encoded by the exons ATGGACTGTCTGCTGCTACGTGGTAATGTTATTGGTCCAGCTACTGTAGCTTGGTTCGGGTGTCGGAGCTGGAAGATGGAGGACCAGGCGGCCCGGGAAGACGCCTGCAGGGAGTACCAGTCCTCGCTGGAGGACCTGACGTTCAACAGCAAGCCGCACATCAACATGCTCACCATCCTGGCCGAAGAGAACATCCAGTTCGCCAAGGATATCGTGGCTATTATTGAAGCTCAAATCAGCAAG GCGCCGACCGCTGAGAAGCTCCCAGTTTTGTACTTAGTGGACTCCATAGTGAAGAACGTTGGAGGAGAGTACCTTGCAGTGTTTGCTAAAAACCTAATCGCTtcatttatttgtgtctttgaaaAG GTGGATGAGAACACCAGGAAGAGCCTGTTCAAGCTGCGCTCCACCTGGGACGACGTCTTCCCGCTCAAGAAGCTCTATGCCCTGGACGTCCGGGTCAACTCCCTGGACCCGGCCTGGCCCATCAAGCCGCTGCCGCACAACTTCAACTCCACCTCCAGCATCCATGTCAATCCCAGGTTCCTCAAGCAG CCTGAGGAGAAGGCCCAAACGCAGCCGGTCCCGGCCAAGCCGGCGCCGGTGGCCCCAGCCCCCCCGCCCCTTCCCATGGCCGTCCCCCAGACAGCCCCGGCCGGGCTGACCCAGGAGCAGCTGATCCGGCAGCAGCTGCTGGCCAAACaaaagcagctgctggagctgcagcagaagaagatcgagctggagctggagcagaCGAAGGCCCAGCTGGCAGGACAG ggTGGCctggtgctgccaccacctaTCGGGTCGGTTCCGACTGAGTCAAGCCCATCTCAGAGACCGGGTCAGCAAGTTCCTCCCCCCATCCGACCCTGGATTCCCCTACAGCCTCCTGCCGACCCCAAGCTGTCCACCAGAGACCCCCGTCTGAACCGCAGCGGGCCTCCTGCCGCACCCCAGTCGGCTGCCAAGCGGCAGAGCCCCCACCCACCTGGGGGGTCTGCGGCCCCCGCAGAGAAGAGGGCACCAGAGAAACCCCCCCGGCAGGACAAAGGCCGGCCCCCCAGGAAGGACCCGCCAGAGGAGAAGCTGAAGTCCAAGTCTCCGTCTCCACTGGCCAGAGGCCCGCAGAGCAGGAGCAAAGAGGCAGAGGCAGAGACGCCCAAACCCGCCGAGGCCCCTAGGAAGGACCCTCGGCTGAAGAAGCGTCTGCCAGAGAAGCCGGCCGAGGCCAAGGATGACGAGCTGAAGGAGAAGAAGCGCTGCGTGGACAAGAAGGAGCGGGACGATGCGCCGCGGAGAGCCGAGCCACCCAGGTCCAACAAGGCCAAACCTCTGAACGGCCTGGCGCCTAAACACGACCACCTGGAGCCTGCCGACAAGCCTGACCCAAAGGCCGGCGCAGCCACCGTCCGCAGGAAGCGCACACACTCCCGGTCCCGCTCACGGTCCCCCACCACCTCCCCCAAGAGGAAGGACCGCCGCTCGCCCAAGAGCCATGCCCACAGCGGCTCCCTGTCGCCATCCCACAAGGCCGGGAAACCTCGGCGGGTCCGTGGTGACGACACCACCCACGGCAAGCCAGGCCGAGATGACCGGCCCGGCGCCAAGAAGGTCCAGTCGGACAGCAGGAGGCCCAAAAGGCTGCAGGAGGAGCGCCGCTCTGAATCCAGGGACTCCCACTCCCCACGAGGTCATGACGCGGTCAAGGAGGCCAAGGAGTCACTCCATCGCTGGAGGAGTGGCTGGGAGGAGAATAAACA CACGAAGCAGCCTGAGGAATCCCACACCAAGTCTGCACCCCCCCGACACAAACCCCATGGCACCCCGACCCGGCCTGGCACCCCCAGGAACCAAAAGATCCGCCTCAGCGTGGACGCCAACCTGCAGATTCCCGAAGTCCTCAACTCCGCCTCCAAGAAGGACCTGCTGAGGAGG gcCAGCAAGCGTCTGGAGAGCGGAGAGATTTCCCAGGAGGACTTCCTGAACATGGCACATCAGATCAAACACTTCTTCCAGTACcaggaggagaagcagcagcagcgctcGGAGAGTTGGGACGAGTCCGGAGACTTCTCCATGAAGAAGCCGTCCATTTCCCGCCCCCATGACACAATGGACGCAGCTGAGCTGTCCTACTATGAGCACAAGTCCAAGCTGAGGAAGACTCAGGTGAACCACAGAGTCACAGGCGACGAAGGCCACGAGACTCCAGATGACGTTGGGGAGCCGAGACCTGGAGAGAAACTGGGAGGACGGAGCGGTGGACACCCGTACGGACGGCCAG GTGAACGGAGGAGCAAAGAGCGAGAGGAGGTGCGGACCCCACAGGCCCCCATGGTGGAGGAGTACAACCACGGGAAGGAGTTCCCTAAGCTGAAGGGGCTCCGGTTCCGCAGGAGGGACCGCCCTGGAGATTCCA GTGAGCGGGAGTGGACGTCACCACTGACGGAGCGCCAGCTCTACGATGACGAGCATAAGAGCGGCTACGACACCCCGCGGAGATACGGCCCCGCTGACACCCGCCGACAGGATGGGCCCTCACCCGTTACTGGGGGCCGCAGGAACTCCCCAGGGCCCGCCGGTCtggaggctccgccccctcgaTTTGAGCGGGCCCGCCTGTCGCCTCTGCATCAGAAAGACTCGGCGGACATGAGTCCAGTCCCTCGCTTTGAAAGTCCCAACAGCGAGCACTCTGACGAGGGGCCCCTGGATGCTCCCATTCCTCACCTCACCAGCCTGAAGGCTCCACACCACGGAGGGCCTTCGTCTGGTGTCCGACACAGCGACTCCCCAGGACACACGCCGCCCCATGAAGGTGGACATGCCTCCTCGCGCTACAGTGGCCCCGGGCACATGGGCCATTCCAGACCGCACCGGCCCGGCTGGTATGAAGGCAGTGGCCCTGGCCGCTTTGAGGAGCCGCAGTTTGAGGGCCCCCACCACCCGGGCCCCGGCAGATTCGAGGGCCCGGCCCACCCTAACATGGCAGAGAGGACTGAGGGCTCCGGGCCCTGTGAGGGGTCCCGCATGGCcatgagaggaggaggagatgggcCTTTTGATGGGGCCCCCCAAGTCCCCAGCAGGTTTGGAGGCCCTGTAGGCCAGCAGCCGGTCAGGTTTGAGGGACAGATGGGGGGGGGCGGTCACTTGGAGGGCCCCATGCAGCGTTTCGATGGGCCGGGGCCCTTCAACAACATGGGTCCTGGCCCAATGGGCTTCCAGCAGCAGCGGCCCATCCACTTTGAGGGCCCAACTAACCAAATGGGTCCAATGAGATTTGACGGCCCCAGTCGCTTCGAGGGCCCCAGGTTTGATCTGCCTGGGGGCCCCCAGGCAGGACCTCATCAACCTGGGCCCCCACGCTTTGACTATGCTCCTGGCCAGCAGGGTCCGCCCAGGTTCCCCCCACAGCACAACATCCAGCTGCCCATGCAGCCCATGGCCCCGCCCCTCTACGACGGCCCCATGGGCCCCCAGCAGAGCTTCGGCATGGCCCCCCAGCGGTTTCCAGAACCCATGAACCCTCAGTTCACCCCCGGCCCCAACATGGTGCCGGCAGCAAACTTCACCATGCAGCCAGTCCCGTTCAGCCAGCCAGGCCCCGGGCCCTTCTACAATCCTGCGGCTCCCGCCATCAGCATGCAGCAGCCG GTCTCCATGATGGGGAACCTGAACCAGCCCTTCCTCCCTCAGAACCCAGTGCCTTTCGGACAGCAGG CTGCGCAGGCGGCTCCTGCAGAGAACCACTTCGGTCAGCTGGACGTCAACGACCTTCTGTCCAAACTCATCTTCAACGGCATCATCAAGCCGCCGTCGCAGGCAGAGTCCTCGCAGACCGCCAGCG AGGCGTCGTCCACGGCAACTGCCCCGACAATTGCCGGGgctgtggaggaggaggaagaggaggagccagaggtggaggaggacgaAGATCTGCCTGACCTGACCGCCTTCAGCATCGACAGCATGAAGCA GCGCTATGAGAGCGTGGTGACCAAGCTGTACTCAGGGAACCAGTGCTGCCTCTGCAGCATGCGCTTTACGGCGGCGCAGACCGACCTGTATGCCGACCACCTGGACTGGCACTTCAGGCAGAACCATGCCGGCAAGGTCGCTAGCAAGAAGGTCACACACCGCCGCTGGTACTACAGCCTGACG GACTGGATCGAGTTTGAGGAGATCGCCGACCTGGAGGAGCGCGCAAAGAGCCAGTTCTTTGAGAAGGAGAATGAGGAGGAGGTCCAGAAGAACCAGGCGGCTGCCAAGGAGAAGGAGTTCCAGAGCGTCCGCGCCACCAAGGACCAAGTGGGAGAG